From a region of the Oncorhynchus tshawytscha isolate Ot180627B linkage group LG14, Otsh_v2.0, whole genome shotgun sequence genome:
- the LOC112267157 gene encoding beta-secretase 2 codes for MAYHKGSIHFRALFIMLCFGMAKSLYTIPLKIFIGTFNSSLDLDLTPMKRIQASGNGLSLASDPAGIVNFLDMVTNLQGDSGRGYYMEMTLGTPGQKLNILVDTGSSNFAVAAAAHPFITHFFNTALSSTYQSTGRGVAVKYTQGNWEGELGTDHVRIPSIPGTPTINIATILSSNGFFLPGVNWQGILGLAYPLLAQPDSSVEPFFNSVVRQTGIPDVFSLQMCGAGLSDSTTADPAGGSLVMGGVEPTLYSGSMWYTPIKEEWYYQVEVLKLEVGDQNLNLDCKEYNQDKAIVDSGTTLLRLPVNVFNAVVEAISKTSLIQDFTSGFWGGTKLACWLKGETPWRFFPKLSIYLRATNNSQSFKISILPQLYIQPITDVDGRLDCFRFGISSSANGLVIGATVMEGFYVVFDRAEKRVGFAVSRCAVNGGLAVSEILGPFSSADVASDCAAGGLLKEPLLWVISYALMAVCAVVLLILLLLLSCRHRDRSGEITDESSLVRHRIK; via the exons ATGGCTTACCATAAAGGTTCTATTCATTTTAGGGCATTATTTATCATGCTCTGTTTTGGAATGGCAAAATCTCTCTATACCATTCCACTTAAAATATTTATAGGGACGTTTAACTCTTCTTTGGATTTGGATTTAACTCCTATGAAACGAATACAAGCCTCGGGAAATGGACTGTCCCTGGCATCTGATCCAGCTGGAATAGTGAACTTTCTGGACATGGTCACTAACTTACAAGGCGACTCTGGCAGAGGTTACTACATGGAGATGACACTGGGTACCCCTGGTCAAAAG CTGAATATCCTGGTTGATACAGGAAGCAGTAACTTTGCAGTGGCTGCAGCAGCACATCCCTTCATCACACACTTCTTCAACACAGCACT TTCCAGTACGTACCAGTCCACTGGCAGGGGCGTGGCCGTCAAGTACACCCAGGGCAACTGGGAGGGCGAGCTGGGCACCGACCACGTCCGCATCCCCAGCATCCCCGGCACCCCCACCATCAACATCGCCACCATTCTCTCCTCCAACGGATTCTTCCTCCCGGGGGTCAACTGGCAAGGCATCCTGGGCCTGGCCTATCCCCTGCTGGCTCAG CCTGACTCCTCGGTGGAGCCCTTCTTTAACTCCGTGGTACGACAGACAGGCATCCCAGATGTGTTCTCCCTCCAGATGTGTGGAGCTGGGTTGTCAGACAGCACCACTGCCGACCCCGCGGGGGGAAGTCTT GTCATGGGAGGGGTTGAACCAACATTGTATTCGGGGTCCATGTGGTACACCCCTATAAAGGAAGAGTGGTACTATCAGGTGGAAGTATTAAAGCTGGAGGTTGGGGACCAGAATCTAAACCTGGACTGCAAAGAG tACAACCAGGATAAAGCCATAGTGGACAGTGGAACCACTCTTCTGCGGCTGCCTGTGAATGTGTTCAATGCTGTGGTGGAGGCCATCTCAAAAACATCTCTG ATCCAGGACTTCACCTCGGGGTTCTGGGGTGGCACTAAACTGGCCTGCTGGTTGAAGGGAGAGACACCATGGAGGTTCTTCCCCAAACTGTCCATCTACCTGAGAGCCACCAACAACAGCCAGTCCTTCAAAATCTCCATCCTCCCTCAG CTGTATATCCAGCCAATCACAGACGTGGACGGTAGGCTGGACTGCTTCCGCTTCGGCATCTCGTCGTCAGCCAACGGCCTGGTGATAGGAGCAACTGTCATGGAGGGCTTCTACGTCGTCTTCGACCGGGCTGAGAAGAGGGTGGGCTTCGCTGTCAGCAGATGTGCAG TGAACGGTGGGCTAGCCGTGTCAGAGATCTTGGGGCCCTTCTCATCTGCAGACGTGGCATCTGACTGTGCTGCTGGAGGGCTGCTGAAGGAGCCCCTTCTCTGGGTCATCTCCTATGCCCTGATGGCCGTCTGTGCTGTGGTACTCctcatcctgctcctcctcctttcctgtcGTCACCGAGACCGGTCCGGCGAGATCACTGATGAGTCCTCGCTGGTCCGCCACCGCATCAAGTGA